A window of Pseudomonas mucidolens contains these coding sequences:
- a CDS encoding NAD(P)/FAD-dependent oxidoreductase, which yields MKQHILIIGAGFGGVWSALSAARLLDKHQRNDVQISVLAPQAELRIRPRFYEADVHTMRAPLDSLFDSVGVHFIEGVADSIDVVGKQVAYRTATGTTTTLDYDRLVLAAGSQVIRPALEGMVEHAFDVDQIEEASRLEAHIKSLKNRPDSAARNTVVVAGGGFTGIETATAMPARLRAVLGDDADVRVIVVDRSPQIAASMGDGIRPSIIEASKQLGIEWIVNASVASVDADGVTLADGQRIESNTVIWTVGFRANPLTEQFTGPRDALGRLHVDEHLKVRGLSDVFAAGDVAYAATDELGNFAGMSCQHAIALGRYAGNNVAADLLGMAPMTYSQPKYVTCLDLGGWGAVYTEGWDRQLKLVGREAKELKTQINTVWIYPPVAERAVALAAADPLIPVA from the coding sequence ATGAAACAACATATCCTGATTATCGGCGCCGGATTCGGCGGTGTATGGAGCGCGTTGAGCGCCGCGCGCCTGCTGGACAAACACCAGCGCAACGACGTGCAGATCAGCGTACTTGCGCCCCAGGCCGAGCTGCGCATACGCCCGCGTTTTTACGAAGCCGATGTGCACACCATGCGGGCGCCGCTGGACAGCCTGTTTGACTCGGTGGGCGTGCATTTTATCGAGGGCGTGGCCGACAGCATTGACGTCGTCGGCAAGCAAGTGGCTTACCGCACGGCCACCGGCACCACCACAACCCTCGACTATGACCGCCTGGTATTGGCCGCCGGCAGCCAGGTGATTCGCCCAGCCCTGGAAGGCATGGTCGAACATGCCTTCGATGTCGACCAGATCGAAGAGGCTTCGCGCCTGGAAGCGCATATCAAGTCCTTGAAAAACCGTCCCGACAGCGCTGCGCGTAATACCGTGGTGGTGGCCGGCGGTGGATTTACCGGCATCGAAACCGCCACCGCAATGCCTGCCCGCCTGCGCGCGGTCCTGGGAGACGACGCGGATGTGCGGGTGATTGTGGTGGATCGCAGCCCGCAGATTGCCGCGTCGATGGGTGACGGCATCCGTCCTTCAATCATTGAGGCGAGCAAACAGTTAGGTATCGAATGGATCGTCAATGCCTCTGTCGCGTCGGTGGATGCCGACGGTGTGACCCTGGCGGATGGCCAGCGCATTGAGTCAAACACAGTGATCTGGACCGTCGGCTTTCGCGCCAACCCTCTGACGGAGCAGTTCACCGGGCCTCGCGATGCCCTGGGACGCCTGCATGTCGATGAGCACTTGAAGGTACGCGGCCTGAGCGATGTATTCGCCGCAGGAGATGTCGCGTACGCCGCCACGGATGAACTGGGTAACTTTGCCGGCATGTCGTGCCAGCACGCCATCGCCCTGGGCCGCTACGCGGGTAACAACGTCGCGGCTGACTTATTGGGGATGGCACCGATGACTTACAGCCAGCCCAAGTATGTGACGTGCCTGGATCTTGGTGGCTGGGGAGCGGTGTATACCGAAGGGTGGGACCGCCAGTTGAAGTTGGTTGGACGGGAGGCCAAGGAGCTCAAGACGCAGATTAATACAGTGTGGATTTACCCGCCGGTGGCGGAGCGAGCTGTGGCGTTGGCTGCGGCGGATCCTCTGATTCCGGTGGCATGA